A window of Aeromicrobium sp. Root236 contains these coding sequences:
- the cobA gene encoding uroporphyrinogen-III C-methyltransferase, translating to MTSGSNGSFPLTLRVAGRKVVVVGGGHVATRRTLSLLDAGARVVVIAPVVSDSLASSIDRGEVEWVARTYESGDLDGAWLVQTATADPAVDGQVADDAEALQLWCLKGGDPDHATAWSPAVARVDDVTVAVSGGGDAGRAAALRDGVAAALQSGDLPLRHRTHHPDGFVALVGGGPGDAGLLTTRGRRLLAEADVVVIDRLAPHGVLAELSPDVEVIDVGKKPDHHPIPQDEINAILVDRAKQGKIVVRLKGGDPYVFGRGGEELIACRDAGIPVEVVPGVTSAIAVAAAAGIPVTHRGVSRGFTVVTGHESLADLPRNRAHTIVMLMGVKRLAETADELIAAGHDPETPAALVESGYSDGQRVTVGTLSTIAERATAVGAEPPAITILGDVVTLSPAWPGT from the coding sequence ATGACCTCGGGCTCGAACGGAAGCTTTCCGCTCACCCTTCGTGTGGCCGGCCGCAAGGTCGTCGTCGTCGGTGGCGGGCACGTCGCCACCCGCCGTACGCTCTCGCTGCTCGACGCGGGCGCCCGCGTCGTCGTGATCGCGCCGGTCGTCTCGGACTCGCTCGCCTCGTCGATCGACCGGGGCGAGGTCGAGTGGGTCGCCCGGACGTACGAGAGCGGCGACCTCGACGGCGCCTGGCTCGTGCAGACGGCGACCGCCGACCCGGCTGTCGACGGGCAGGTCGCCGACGACGCCGAGGCGCTCCAGCTCTGGTGCCTCAAGGGCGGCGACCCCGACCACGCGACCGCCTGGTCGCCCGCTGTCGCCCGCGTCGACGACGTCACGGTCGCGGTCAGCGGAGGCGGCGACGCCGGACGCGCTGCCGCGCTGCGTGACGGCGTGGCTGCCGCCTTGCAGTCGGGTGATCTCCCGCTGCGGCACCGCACGCATCACCCCGACGGCTTCGTCGCGCTCGTCGGCGGCGGGCCCGGTGACGCCGGCTTGCTGACGACTCGTGGCCGACGGCTGCTGGCGGAGGCCGACGTCGTCGTGATCGACCGCCTCGCCCCGCACGGTGTGCTCGCGGAGCTGTCGCCCGACGTCGAGGTCATCGACGTCGGCAAGAAGCCGGATCACCACCCGATCCCCCAGGACGAGATCAACGCGATCCTGGTCGACCGCGCCAAGCAGGGCAAGATCGTCGTCCGGCTCAAGGGCGGCGACCCGTACGTCTTCGGCCGCGGCGGTGAGGAGCTCATCGCGTGTCGCGACGCCGGCATCCCGGTGGAGGTCGTGCCGGGAGTCACCAGCGCGATCGCCGTTGCGGCCGCGGCCGGCATACCGGTCACGCATCGCGGTGTCTCGCGCGGCTTCACCGTCGTCACCGGCCACGAGTCGCTGGCCGACCTCCCCCGCAATCGGGCCCACACCATCGTCATGCTGATGGGCGTCAAGCGGCTCGCCGAGACCGCCGACGAGCTCATCGCCGCAGGTCACGACCCGGAGACACCGGCCGCGCTCGTCGAGAGCGGCTACAGCGACGGCCAGCGGGTGACGGTCGGCACGCTGTCGACGATCGCCGAGCGTGCCACCGCCGTCGGCGCCGAGCCGCCGGCCATCACGATCCTCGGCGACGTCGTGACCCTCTCCCCCGCCTGGCCCGGCACCTGA
- a CDS encoding RtcB family protein, whose product MEKISQRLFSWASILDAKARDQAQAASTMPFIHPHLALMPDAHLGKGATVGSVIPTLGAIIPAAVGVDIGCGMIAVKTAYAADDLPTDRRALREAIERAIPLSAGNANQAITREHTRVRLAELRADAEKAGFDPADRAARWEKQLGTLGSGNHFIEVSLDEDDQVWLFLHSGSRGVGNMIAQRHIKIAQDLCQKWWIDLPDRDLAYLVEGTDEFWAYIRELRWAQRYALLNREEMMDRVVTCFADWVGVDEVERVEEINCHHNYTTQEKHFGKDVWLSRKGAIDASLGTPGLIPGSMGTRSYVVVGKGNALALNSSPHGAGREYSRSRARKTFTQEDLRVAMGDIEYRDTEAFIDEIPAAYKDIDVVMEDAKDLVEVRHTLRQIVNVKGD is encoded by the coding sequence ATGGAGAAGATCTCCCAGCGGCTGTTCAGCTGGGCATCCATCCTGGACGCGAAGGCTCGCGACCAGGCACAGGCGGCGAGCACGATGCCGTTCATCCACCCGCACCTCGCGCTGATGCCGGACGCGCACCTCGGCAAGGGAGCGACCGTCGGCTCGGTCATCCCGACCCTCGGAGCGATCATCCCGGCAGCCGTCGGCGTCGACATCGGTTGCGGCATGATCGCGGTCAAGACCGCGTACGCCGCCGACGACCTGCCGACCGATCGGCGCGCGCTGCGTGAGGCGATCGAGCGGGCGATCCCGCTGTCGGCGGGCAACGCGAACCAGGCCATCACGCGGGAGCACACCCGGGTACGGCTCGCTGAGCTGCGCGCTGACGCCGAGAAGGCGGGCTTCGACCCGGCTGACCGGGCGGCACGGTGGGAGAAGCAGCTGGGCACGCTCGGCTCGGGCAACCACTTCATCGAGGTCAGCCTCGACGAGGACGACCAGGTGTGGCTGTTCCTGCACTCGGGCTCGCGCGGCGTCGGCAACATGATCGCGCAGCGGCACATCAAGATCGCGCAGGACCTGTGCCAGAAGTGGTGGATCGATCTTCCCGATCGTGACCTCGCCTACCTCGTGGAGGGGACGGACGAGTTCTGGGCGTACATCCGCGAGCTGCGGTGGGCGCAGAGGTACGCGCTGCTCAACCGTGAGGAGATGATGGACCGGGTCGTCACGTGCTTCGCCGACTGGGTCGGTGTGGACGAGGTGGAGCGGGTCGAGGAGATCAACTGCCACCACAACTACACGACGCAGGAGAAGCACTTCGGCAAGGATGTGTGGCTGTCGCGCAAGGGTGCGATCGATGCGTCCCTCGGCACACCGGGACTCATCCCGGGGTCGATGGGCACGCGGTCGTACGTCGTGGTGGGCAAGGGCAACGCGCTCGCGCTCAACTCCTCGCCGCACGGCGCGGGCCGGGAGTACAGCCGCTCCCGGGCTCGGAAGACGTTCACCCAGGAGGACCTGCGGGTCGCCATGGGTGACATCGAGTACCGCGACACCGAGGCGTTCATCGACGAGATCCCGGCTGCGTACAAGGACATCGACGTGGTGATGGAGGACGCCAAGGACCTCGTCGAGGTGCGGCACACGCTGCGGCAGATCGTCAACGTCAAGGGCGACTGA
- a CDS encoding 6,7-dimethyl-8-ribityllumazine synthase, with protein MNDRSHTAAPRIAFVRARWHAAIVDRAYDGFVDEIAAAGQVDVYDVPGALEIPLHVKTLAQAGQHDAIVGCALVVDGGIYRHEFVAAAVLDGLMSVQLSTEVPVFSLVLTPHAFHETEEHHRFFAEHFVGKGREVAQACLATLAARRELVAG; from the coding sequence ATGAATGACCGTTCACACACAGCAGCCCCGCGCATCGCGTTCGTCCGTGCCCGCTGGCACGCGGCGATCGTCGACCGGGCGTATGACGGGTTCGTCGACGAGATCGCGGCCGCCGGCCAGGTCGACGTGTACGACGTACCGGGGGCGCTCGAGATCCCGCTGCACGTCAAGACGCTCGCGCAGGCCGGACAGCACGATGCGATCGTCGGGTGCGCCCTCGTCGTCGACGGCGGGATCTACCGGCACGAGTTCGTGGCGGCCGCCGTGCTCGACGGGCTGATGTCCGTGCAGCTCAGCACCGAGGTCCCGGTGTTCTCACTCGTGCTGACGCCGCACGCATTCCACGAGACCGAGGAGCATCATCGCTTCTTCGCCGAGCACTTCGTGGGCAAGGGTCGTGAGGTCGCGCAGGCGTGCCTGGCGACGCTGGCCGCCCGCCGCGAGCTGGTCGCGGGCTGA